In Clupea harengus chromosome 25, Ch_v2.0.2, whole genome shotgun sequence, one genomic interval encodes:
- the si:dkey-154p10.3 gene encoding zinc finger protein 782, protein MTSPQMRMNGLKDIYQDIPPVILRLAEERVSSRLYCSSAEGLEARVSSLVEVFLVEVYRCRVCQFTSSIKASICTHVAETHDLGPLTCLEKDDGESSDCGLEVEESEDLNQNDASYDLDGELHTKDGEDHMDHMGLERMSFLLPMYGMLQNMSPQSCDMGLSSNSEGSLHVGETCEVSTLFAEDGDGGDSEEESVFQLRDSSTHLPNALSCRMDSDTDDEEMAQSAHLMTLGLCRISSNKVHQQPSAPDCKPASGTRDTGDFLDEKQTTLSIPDTLQQIEEDGGLCCVLCQVVVPNRSLLDVHLKCHNGPHEFICPRCGVEAQEWADMERHWRGHSKRRGARPHKCTTCHKMFQSEDARHAHERKHKRRKRAQTQPQTLLQCSSCQEWCHSKLELELHKGCHCQGGFRCPHCDFIDNSWKKVHRHIRTRHKKREKRKRNYQEPRNCLNENSQKPKTFEPDTWYQPVKKRVEQKTAGKEGGGQSNGHSQEGTISLKKKTGGRKEFCCTLCDRKFSTKMTMRRHMGIHQGDKPFECPHCDYCTRLKASLEQHLRVHTEVTVFWL, encoded by the exons ATGACGAGCCCGCAAATGAG AATGAATGGGCTCAAAGACATTTACCAAGATATCCCGCCAGTGATCCTGCGTCTGGCAGAAGAGAGGGTCTCATCCCGTCTCTACTGCAGCTCAGCAGAGGGACTGGAGGCCAGAGTATCAAGTCTGGTGGAGGTCTTTCTAGTGGAGGTGTATCGTTGCAGGGTGTGCCAGTTCACCAGTAGCATTAAAGCCAGCATCTGCACCCATGTAGCAGAAACGCATGATCTAGGTCCTCTCACGTGTTTGGAGAAAGATGACGGTGAAAGCTCAGATTGTGGCTTAGAGGTTGAAGAGAGTGAGGATCTGAACCAAAACGATGCCTCCTATGACTTGGATGGCGAGCTGCACACCAAAGACGGTGAAGACCACATGGACCATATGGGACTGGAACGCATGTCCTTCCTGCTGCCCATGTATGGGATGCTTCAGAACATGAGCCCTCAGTCCTGTGACATGGGCCTCAGCTCTAACTCAGAGGGCAGTCTCCATGTGGGGGAAACCTGTGAG GTGAGTACCTTGTTTGCAGAGGATGGAGATGGTGGGGACAGTGAAGAAGAGTCTGTGTTCCAGCTCCGTGACTCCAGTACACACTTGCCAAATGCTCTGTCCTGTCGAATGGACTCAGACACTGATGATGAGGAGATGGCTCAGTCAGCACACCTCATGACACTGGGCTTATGCCGCATCTCCAGCAACAAGgtccaccaacagcccagcgcTCCCGACTGTAAGCCTGCTTCAGGCACACGAGACACCGGGGACTTCTTAGATGAAAAACAAACTACCTTGTCCATCCCTGACACACTTCAGCAAATTGAGGAGGATGGGGGCCTATGTTGTGTTCTCTGCCAGGTAGTAGTGCCGAACCGGAGTCTGTTGGACGTGCACCTCAAGTGCCACAATGGGCCACACGAGTTCATATGTCCTCGTTGTGGTGTGGAGGCCCAGGAGTGGGCGGACATGGAGCGCCACTGGCGGGGGCACAGCAAGAGGAGGGGCGCCAGGCCGCACAAGTGTACCACATGCCATAAGATGTTTCAGAGCGAGGATGCCCGGCATGCCCATGAGCGGAAGCATAAACGCCGGAAGCGAGCTCAAACTCAACCTCAGACTCTCTTACAGTGCTCTTCCTGCCAGGAATGGTGCCACTCTAAGTTGGAGTTAGAGTTGCACAAAGGCTGTCATTGCCAGGGAGGGTTCCGATGTCCACACTGTGATTTCATTG ATAACTCTTGGAAAAAGGTTCACAGGCATATTCGAACAAGACACAAAAAAcgggaaaaaaggaagagaaattaCCAAGAGCCACGCAACTGCTTGAATGA GAATTCACAAAAGCCAAAGACATTTGAGCCAGATACATGGTATCAGCCAGTGAAGAAGAGAGTCGAGCAAAAGACTGCTGGAAAGGAGGGGGGTGGACAGAGTAATGGCCATTCACAAGAAGGGACTATTAGCCTCAAGAAGAAAACAGGGGGGAGGAAGGAATTCTGCTGCACCCTTTGTGACAG GAAGTTCTCCACGAAGATGACCATGCGTCGCCACATGGGCATCCACCAGGGAGACAAACCCTTTGAGTGCCCACATTGTGACTACTGCACCCGACTTAAAGCCTCCCTGGAGCAGCACCTCCGAGTTCACACAG AGGTCACTGTTTTCTGGCTGTAG
- the opn4.1 gene encoding melanopsin-like, producing the protein MNYHPARRGPLCGHGDHNCTSAFRESLAARSSKIHHMPHHGLTHSHHEEPEHPFPMVDVPDHAHYIIGTVILLVGITGALGNSLVIYVFCRSRSLRTPGNMFVVNLAVADLLMSLTQSPVFFIASMHRRWVFGERACELYAFCGALFGICSMMTLTAIAADRCLAITQPLVFLGQVSRKRVSILLAVVWLYSLGWSLPPFFGWSAYVPEGLQTSCSWDYMTFTNSVRAYTILLFTFVFFIPLGIIGGCYLSIFRAIRIAGKEMREINCGQSDKVFERMRSEWRMAKVALLVILLFVISWSPYSVVALTATAGYSHLLTPYMNSVPAVIAKASAIHNPIIYAITHPKYRAAIARHIPVLRMILCVGEKDIRSSFSSSGGFSSRRPTLSSQCSLGVGPAAGASGRWGKTRLSSASDTDSCWTESEADVSSVSSLPAARRISTEITPDTAVLPPQLGTDTALGQKAIVTDRVNNMSVAAAGVTDGLDSSTVSDGKAFLFSGD; encoded by the coding sequence ATGAACTATCACCCTGCCAGGAGAGGCCCTCTTTGTGGCCATGGGGACCACAACTGCACTAGCGCCTTCAGGGAGTCTCTAGCTGCCAGGAGCTCCAAGATACACCACATGCCTCACCATGGGCTGACACACAGCCACCACGAGGAGCCGGAACACCCTTTCCCCATGGTGGACGTCCCAGACCACGCTCACTACATCATTGGCACGGTCATCCTGTTGGTGGGCATCACAGGGGCGTTGGGGAACTCGCTGGTCATCTATGTGTTCTGCCGGAGCCGAAGCCTAAGGACTCCGGGGAACATGTTCGTGGTGAACCTGGCCGTAGCCGACCTCCTCATGTCTCTGACGCAGTCGCCTGTGTTCTTCATCGCCAGCATGCACCGGCGCTGGGTGTTTGGTGAGCGTGCCTGTGAGCTGTATGCTTTCTGCGGAGCCCTCTTTGGCATCTGTTCCATGATGACTCTGACTGCTATTGCCGCGGACCGTTGCCTAGCCATAACTCAGCCACTGGTTTTTCTAGGCCAGGTCAGTCGCAAGCGTGTCAGTATTTTGCTGGCTGTCGTGTGGCTTTATTCCCTCGGCTGGAGTTTGCCTCCCTTTTTTGGCTGGAGTGCATACGTCCCCGAGGGTCTTCAAACCTCCTGCTCCTGGGACTATATGACTTTCACCAACTCTGTGCGAGCCTACACCATCCTCCTCTTCACGTTTGTCTTCTTCATTCCTCTGGGCATCATAGGTGGCTGCTACTTGTCCATTTTCCGTGCAATCAGAATTGCTGGGAAGGAAATGAGGGAGATAAACTGTGGCCAATCGGACAAAGTCTTTGAGCGCATGCGGAGTGAATGGAGGATGGCCAAGGTGGCTCTGCTGGTCATCCTGCTCTTTGTCATCTCCTGGTCACCCTACTCCGTGGTCGCCCTAACAGCCACAGCAGGTTACTCCCACCTGCTCACCCCCTACATGAACTCTGTGCCCGCGGTGATTGCCAAAGCCTCAGCCATCCACAACCCCATAATTTATGCCATCACGCACCCCAAGTACCGCGCTGCCATTGCCCGTCATATCCCAGTGCTCCGCATGAtcctgtgtgtgggagagaaggacATCCGCTCGTCCTTCAGCTCCAGCGGTGGCTTCTCCTCGCGCCGACCCACCCTCAGCAGCCAGTGCTCTCTGGGGGTGGGCCCTGCGGCCGGGGCCAGCGGCCGCTGGGGAAAGACCCGCCTCTCCTCGGCCTCCGACACCGACTCCTGCTGGACGGAGAGCGAAGCAGATGTCTCTAGCGTCAGCTCCCTCCCCGCTGCCCGGCGCATTTCCACAGAGATCACCCCCGATACAGCGGTCCTGCCTCCGCAGCTGGGTACGGACACAGCCTTGGGGCAGAAAGCCATAGTAACTGATAGAGTCAACAACATGAGTGTGGCTGCAGCTGGCGTGACAGATGGTCTAGATAGTTCCACTGTGTCTGATGGCAAAGCTTTCCTGTTTTCTGGTGACTAA
- the tmem53 gene encoding transmembrane protein 53 yields the protein MGNDDIDYNIVFPEVLISERHWRGLKQPVVILLGWAGCRDKHLVKYSSIYTKQGCITLRYTAPLKTVFISESFGYKELRHTALKLLETLYDYDVENNPIFFHVFSNGGFMLYRYMVEYLQREQQFSTLCVLGTVVDSAPGSGNVTGALRALRTTLGSHINVFLRYLLMALFAMTVFLLRIVLYPVTKFFHKDHYDAMMDRPAPWPQLYLYSRADRVIRHTDVERMVGVLRGKQLSIQSFDFATSAHVSLFRDFPEDYCSRCLDFLNSCMTKSEQTKLKTRHVI from the exons ATGGGAAATGATGACATAGACTACAACATAGTTTTTCCAGAGGTATTGATTTCAG AGAGGCACTGGCGTGGATTAAAGCAACCAGTTGTGATACTGCTGGGATGGGCTGGTTGCAGAGATAAACACCTCGTTAAATACAGCTCGATTTACACAAAACAG GGATGTATAACTCTCCGCTATACAGCCCCTTTGAAGACAGTTTTCATCTCGGAGTCATTTGGTTACAAGGAACTGAGGCATACTGCTTTAAAGCTGCTAGAGACACTGTATGATTATGATGTGGAGAACAACCCCATCTTCTTCCACGTGTTTAGTAATGGGGGGTTCATGCTGTATAGGTACATGGTGGAGTACTTACAGAGGGAACAGCAGTTCAGCACTCTCTGTGTACTCGGGACGGTGGTAGACAGTGCCCCTGGGAGTGGCAATGTGACGGGGGCACTGCGGGCACTCAGAACCACCCTGGGATCCCACATTAACGTGTTTCTGCGCTACCTTCTCATGGCCCTCTTTGCCATGACGGTTTTCCTCCTTAGGATTGTCCTGTACCCCGTGACCAAGTTCTTCCACAAGGACCACTATGATGCCATGATGGACCGGCCGGCTCCTTGGCCTCAGCTCTACCTGTACTCTCGTGCCGACCGGGTGATCCGGCACACGGATGTGGAGCGGATGGTCGGGGTGCTCCGGGGGAAGCAGCTGTCTATCCAGAGTTTCGACTTTGCCACCTCGGCCCATGTGAGCCTGTTCCGTGACTTCCCCGAGGATTATTGTAGCCGATGCCTTGATTTCCTTAACAGCTGCATGACTAAGTCCGAACAGACCAAATTAAAAACGCGCCATGTTATATAG